A part of Amycolatopsis lurida genomic DNA contains:
- a CDS encoding SDR family oxidoreductase, whose product MIPVPKYPEGANLLRDKVVVVTAAAGTGIGSAVAKRALEEGARVVISDWHERRLGEKAAELGDVHAIPCDVTQEDQVQALIDGAAAHYGRIDVLINNAGLGGTKSLVDMTDDEWSRVIDVTLNGTFRATRAVVNRFIAQGDGGVIVNNASVIGWRAQAGQAHYAAAKAGVMALTRCAAVDVAEHGIRVNAVAPSLAMHPFLAKVTSEELLTELTAREVSGRAAEPWEVANVMVFLASEYSSYLTGEVVSVSSQHA is encoded by the coding sequence GTGATCCCGGTGCCGAAGTACCCCGAGGGGGCGAACCTCCTGCGGGACAAGGTGGTCGTGGTGACGGCGGCGGCCGGCACCGGGATCGGTTCCGCGGTGGCGAAACGCGCGCTGGAGGAAGGCGCCCGTGTCGTGATCAGCGATTGGCACGAGCGGCGCCTCGGCGAGAAGGCGGCCGAACTCGGTGACGTCCACGCGATCCCCTGCGACGTCACCCAGGAAGACCAGGTACAGGCGCTCATCGACGGGGCCGCGGCGCACTACGGCCGGATCGACGTGTTGATCAACAACGCCGGGCTCGGCGGCACGAAGTCCCTTGTGGACATGACGGACGACGAATGGTCGCGGGTCATCGACGTGACCCTCAACGGCACGTTCCGTGCGACGCGGGCCGTGGTGAACCGGTTCATCGCCCAAGGCGACGGCGGGGTGATCGTCAACAACGCGTCGGTGATCGGGTGGCGCGCGCAGGCCGGGCAGGCCCACTACGCGGCCGCGAAGGCGGGGGTCATGGCGCTCACCCGATGTGCGGCCGTCGACGTCGCCGAACACGGCATCCGGGTCAACGCCGTCGCGCCGAGCCTGGCGATGCATCCGTTCCTGGCCAAGGTGACCAGCGAGGAACTGCTCACCGAGCTCACCGCGCGCGAGGTCTCGGGGAGGGCGGCGGAACCCTGGGAAGTGGCGAATG
- a CDS encoding acyl-CoA dehydrogenase family protein: MAQDGFRDRVRTWLAENLPPELRGLGGPGREHEAFDERVEWERRLAAAGWTCVGWPVEHGGQGATLEQQVVFHEEYARAGAPARVSHLAQELLGPTLIAFGTPEQRERFLPPIVAVEELWCQGYSEPGAGSDLAAVSTTATLEGDEWVLNGQKVWTSLAHVADWCFVLARTEPGSKRHKGLSYLLVPMRQPGVEVRPIRQLTGTSEFNEVFFDGARTAKGLVVGEPGDGWRVAMGTLAFERGVATLGQQVGFRRELEELTRIAPDDPVIAERIDRAWVGLEVMRAQAIRTLGDSSPGVAEVSKLVWANWHRDLGELAMLVRGARGMLAEDGLDAWQRLFLFTRADTIYGGSNEIQRNVIAERVLGLPREVRP, from the coding sequence GCACCTGGCTGGCGGAGAACCTGCCGCCGGAACTGCGCGGTCTGGGCGGTCCCGGCCGGGAGCACGAGGCCTTCGACGAACGCGTGGAGTGGGAACGGCGGCTCGCCGCGGCGGGCTGGACCTGCGTCGGCTGGCCGGTCGAACACGGCGGCCAGGGCGCGACACTCGAACAGCAGGTCGTGTTCCACGAGGAGTACGCGCGAGCGGGTGCGCCGGCGAGAGTCAGCCACCTTGCGCAGGAACTCCTCGGCCCGACCCTGATCGCGTTCGGGACGCCGGAACAGCGGGAGCGGTTCTTGCCGCCGATCGTGGCCGTCGAGGAACTGTGGTGCCAGGGCTATTCCGAACCCGGCGCCGGCTCCGACCTCGCCGCCGTGTCGACCACGGCGACCCTCGAAGGCGATGAGTGGGTGCTGAACGGCCAGAAGGTCTGGACGTCGCTCGCACACGTGGCCGATTGGTGTTTCGTGCTGGCCCGCACCGAACCCGGCTCGAAACGCCACAAAGGACTGTCCTATTTGCTCGTCCCGATGCGGCAGCCCGGAGTGGAGGTCCGGCCGATCCGGCAGCTCACCGGGACTTCGGAGTTCAACGAGGTCTTCTTCGACGGTGCCCGCACGGCGAAGGGTCTCGTCGTCGGTGAACCCGGTGACGGCTGGCGGGTGGCGATGGGCACGCTCGCGTTCGAGCGTGGCGTCGCGACGCTCGGGCAGCAGGTCGGGTTCCGCCGGGAACTCGAAGAACTCACCAGGATCGCGCCGGACGACCCGGTGATCGCCGAACGGATCGACCGCGCCTGGGTCGGCCTGGAGGTCATGCGGGCGCAGGCGATCCGCACGCTCGGAGACTCGTCGCCCGGCGTGGCGGAAGTGTCCAAACTGGTCTGGGCGAACTGGCACCGTGACCTCGGGGAGCTCGCGATGCTCGTCCGCGGCGCGCGGGGCATGCTCGCGGAAGACGGGCTCGACGCCTGGCAACGGCTCTTCCTCTTCACCCGGGCCGACACCATCTACGGCGGTTCCAACGAGATCCAGCGCAACGTCATCGCCGAGCGGGTGCTCGGCCTGCCAAGGGAGGTACGCCCGTGA